One Streptomyces marianii genomic window, GCACGACACACCAAGGACCGCTCGCCCATGACCACCAGCCCCCTCCTGCACCGACCGAGCGGACCGACCGCACCCACCACCCCCCGCTACCGGGACGTCCTCGCCACCCCGTACGTCACCCGCCTGCTCGCAGGCGCCGTCATCGGTCACCTGCCGGTCGCGATGGCGCCGCTGGCGATCCTGGTCGCAGTTCGCGCCGACGGCGGAACACTGAGCCTGGCCGGAGCCCTCGCCGCCGTGTACGGTCTCGCGGCCGCAATCGGCCAGCCCCTGTGGGGGCGCCTGCTGGACCGGCGCGGCCACTACCTCGCCATCGGTGTGACTGCCGTGGTCTCCGCAGCCGCTTTCGCCGCTCTCGCCTTCCTCCACCCGGCCCAGTACCCCGGCCCCGCCGCAGTCGTCGCCGCGGTCGCCGGTCTGTGCACCCCGCCGCTGGAGGCCGCGCTGCGCGTGCTGTGGCCGCACGTCGTGCACAGCCCTCACGAACGCCGCGCCGCGCTCGCGCTCGACGCCTGCGCCCAGGAGCTCGTGTTCATCGGCGGCCCGCTCCTCGTCCTGGCCCTGCACACCCTGACCGGCACCACCCTCGTGCTCATCGCCACAGCCGCGATCGTGCTCGCCGGGTGCGCGCTGTTCCTCACCACACCGCCGACCCGCACGTGGAAGCCGTCCTACACCCCCACACACTGGCTCGGCCCGATCCGCATCCCCGGCCTGCGCGCCCTCGCGGCAGCCCTGTTCGGGGCGGGCATCACCCTGGGAGCGCTCAACGTCGTCGCCCTCGCCGCAGCCGAACGCCACCACGCCGAGTACCTCTCGACGATGATGCCCGCGGCGCTCGCCGCCGGCAGCCTGATCGGCGGCCTCCTCTACGGGCGCCGCACCTGGCCCGGCTCACCGACGCGACAGCTCCTCGCGATCGGTGGCGGCTTCGCGGTCGGCTCCCTGCCCATGCTCGCCGACCCCATCCCCGCCCTGGCCATCACGACCGCTGTCCTGCCCGGCCTCTTCCTCGCGCCGCTGCTGGTGACCGCCTTCCACACGCTGGACTTCCTCGTCCCCCGCCACACCCTCGCCGAGGCGTCGGCCTGGCTCATCGCCTGCCTGGGCCTGGGACAGGCCGCCGGGACCGCACTCGCGGGGCTCGTTCCAGCGGCCACTGCTCCCGCGGCAGCAGCAGGCGTTGCCGCCGGCGGGGCCGCAGCCGGATTCGTCGTGCTCTGGGCCACACGCCGCCGCCTCACCCCAGATGCCGGCCACCCTGCGACGCCGCCTACTGCGCCGAGCCGCTGACCAGACCATCGCAGGGATTCTCCCTCGCACCGGGCCCGGACAGGGCTACGGTGACTACACGGCCCGGCGCGTCCCCCCGTGCGCGCCGGGCCTCGCCCTACCCTCCGTCCGGACCAGGACGCAGCGAACTGCGCTTGGCCGCCCAGTCAGGATCGAACTGCGGCACCTGCGCCCGGTGGTCCTCCTGCCACGAGAGGGCATTGCGCCAACTCCGCCTCGGATGGCGCACGTACAGGGCGGCCACCGCGAGCGCGAGCACGGGCTGAGACATCCACCACCGCGCCGTCCCCGATTCCTGACGCTGTGCCCACCGCACCGCTCTTCGCGCGGGACGCCAGCACCTGAGCACGTAGCCGAAGGTCATTCCGAGGACGAGGGCGAGCACGAAGGACATCGCCCCATGGTGACAGCCCGAAGACCGGCCGCCCTCCCGAGCAGCGAAGGTGCCTGCTGCGGCCCTGCCTGCCGCACGCGCGGAAGTCTGTCCACAGGCAGCCCTCCGCGCGTGCCGGCCCGGCGCCGAAACGCCGGACTCTATCCACAGGCCACCGCTTCCAAGATCGATACGTCAGCAGGTACTTCACCTCGGCGCACCGTGCGCTGACCGGTCGAGCCTGCCGTGTACTGGAGGCTGATCTCTTTCATGCGTAAGACCCGACAGCGCGTGCTGCGGCGCGTCGTGACGACCGCCGCGCTTGTCGCCGCCTCGGGGGCGCTGGCCGCACCGGCCGCGCTCGCTGCCACCGACTCGCCGTCGCCGAGCACGTCCGCCTCGTCAACGGACGACGCCTCGATCGCGGTGAAGCAGGAGTCCCCGTCGAAGTCCGAGAGCCCGAGCCCGGGCCCGACGGGGGAGCCCGGCACTGATCCGACTGTCCCGCCCACCGAGCCGGGCACGGACCCCACCGTCCCGCCCACGACGGACCCGACCGAGCCGGGCACGGACCCGACGGACCCGCCGACGACGGACCCCACGGACCCGCCCACCACGGACCCCACGGACCCGCCGACGACGGACCCGACCGATCCCCCGATCACCGACCCGACCGACCCGCCCACCACCGACCCCACCGACCCGGGCACGGACCCGACGGACCCGCCGACGACGGACCCCACGGACCCGCCCACCACGGACCCCACGGACCCGCCGACGACGGACCCGACCGATCCCCCGACCACCGACCCGACCGACCCGGGCACGGACCCGACGAAGCCGCCCGCCACCGACCCGGGCACCGACCCGTCCCCCGGCCCGACCCCGGGCAACGGTGACTCCGGCCGGGACTCCTCGGACACCGGCAAGGGAGGTACGGCCGAGGGCGACTCGCCCAAGGGCGGCACCGCCAAGCAGATCAGCGCCATCGACACCATCACGCCCGCCGGAAGCCTCGCGCACACCGGCGCCGACGGAAACACGACGCTGGCCCTCACCGCCGGCGGGCTGCTCGCCGCGGGCCTGGCAGCCGTGGGCGCCGTCGGCTACGGCAAGCGCCGCAGCGGCCGCGACGCCGCCGACCAGGCCTGACCGGATCACCCAGGGACGCCCTGACACGTCCCAACGACCGGTGGCCCGCACACCTGCGGGCCACCGGCCACACCCTCCCGCACTCGCAGCCGGCCAGGCCCGACCCCCGCAGGCGCCGCACCCCCTGCGCCGGCCTCACTCCCCGCCAACGGCAGACCGGCCTTCCGCCCGCTACCTGCCGCGCCACCATGCCCCCCACGCCCTGCGAAAGGCGCCCCGCCATGACCGCACTGACCCCCGCCGCGATCGGGCTGACCACGCTGCTCGCCCACCGCCGGCGCCCCGCCCTCGGCGCCTTCCTGCCCGCCGGCTTCCCCAACTGGACAGCCGGGATCGACACCCTGCGCGCCTTCACCCGTCACGGAGCTGACTTCCTCGAGGTCGGTGTTCCGCACCGCACACCCGCCCTCGACGGGCCCGACATCACCCAGGCATACGCGCAGGCCCTCAGCCAAGGGGCCCGAATGGCCCACGTGCTCTCCACGGTCCGCCTCGCAGCGTCCAGCACCGGCGCACCGGTCGTCGTCATGAGCTACTGGTCCTCCGTCCTCGACTTCGGCATCCAACGCTTCGCTCACGACTTCGCCCAGGCAGGCGCAGCCGGCGTGATGATCCCCGACCTGCCCGTAGCGGAAGCCGACGAGTGGACGGAGGCCGCCCGAGCAGCGGGCATTCACACTCCGCAGTTCGCGCCGCGCGACGCCAACGACGACCAGATGGACACCATCGCTCAAGCCGCCTCCGGGTGGCTCTACGCCCCGGCCGCCCCCGCACCCACCGGCTACCAAGGCGACCTGGACATCCCCGCGCTGCGTGACTTCACCACGAGGCTGCGCACCCACAGCGCCCTTCCAGTGGTCGGCGGCGTTGGCATCTCCACCCCGCGCCTCGCCGGAGAAGTCGCTCCGTTCGTCGACGCTGTGGTGATCGGCTCGCCACTGGTGCGGCCCCTGCTCGAACACCGTTCGTCCAGCGGTCTCGACAGCGCTGTGGAACAGGTGAGGGCCTTCGCTCACGCGCTGCGCACACCTGCCTCTGCCGGTGCCCGAACCGCGTGACCCTCAACAGGCGTCACCGCGTCGGCAGGATCCCGGAACAACGAACACGAAGAGGAAGCGCCGAGTTGGACTCCCACCCCCGTTTCACACGCCCAACGGCGTTGGCCGCCCTGGTCCTCGCCGTCGCCCTGACCGGCTGCTCGCCGCTCGCAGACCCGCACCCCGGCGACAACGCGAAGGCGCCCGCCCCAGCCGCCGTCGGCACTGCCCGGATGGCCCTGGGCGAACTGACCGTCAAAGGCCCGGCCCCGATGACCGGATACGACCGGGAGAAGCTCTTCGGCCCGGCCTGGTCGGACTCGACCACGGCCCCCGGCGGCGGGAACTCGTGTGACACCCGCAACGACGTCCTGCGCCGCGACCTGCACAGCATCCGCTACAAGGCCGCCTCGCGGTGCGTCATCGCCGCAGGCGTCCTGGACGACCCGTACACGGGCGAGCAGATCAGCTTCGTCCGCGGCCCGCAGAGCTCCAAGATCCAGGTAGACCACGTCGTCGCCCTGGGGGCGAGCTGGCGGACGGGCGCGGCTGGGCTCACGCAGGAGCAGCGACGGGCCTTGGGGAACGACCCCCTCAATCTGATCACCTCGGCAGGACCGGTGAACGCCGCCAAGTCCGACGCGGACGCCGCGGGCTGGCTGCCGCCGAGCAAGTCCTTCCACTGCCCGTACGTCGCGCGGCAGATCGCCGTGAAGGCCAAGTACCGGCTGTGGGTGACCGCAGCCGAGCAGGCCGCCATGTCCCGGGTCCTGGCCGAGTGCCCCGACGAGCCGCTTCCCACCGACACCAGCAAGGACGTCGCCCTGCCGGGGCTGACGTGACAAGGAGAGGCCGTGCACATCCAGCACCGCATCCCGCCGGGCCGCCCCCAGGGTGCCGCCCGCCGCCCCCGGCCCGCCCCACTGTCCCCGCCACCCGAGTGGCGTCACCGGCATCTGTTCGTCGAACCCCGCTACACCGGCATCACCGGGGACGACGACCTCGACGACGCAGGCATCACGGCGCCGCCCGAGCCGCCGGCCTTCCGCTCCCGCCGCCGGCCCCCCGCCTGACCATCCCCGGACACCGCCGCACGGGGCCGTGCGCATCCCGCCCGGCTCCCCGGCCCTTCGCCTGGAGCTCGCCCGCGCCGCACTGAACCGGAGGTTTCATGTCCCGCATCCCGACGAGACCCTCCTCGTCCGGCAGCTGGTCCCCGCCCGGCGTGCCGCCGGTCCTCGCCGCCGTGAGCAGCAGCCGTCAGCCTCCGCAGTCCGCCGGCCGCGGGTTTCGGGTCCTTCACGCCCTGCTGCATCTGGGCGCCCGTGACGAGCATCAGCTCGCCGAAATCGCCCGTGCCGCGGGCCTGCAGCCGTCGCACGCCTCCAAGCTCCTCAAGGCCGCCGCTGCGGAGAACCTTGTCGAGCGCGGCACCCGCCGCGGTACCTACCGGCTCACCCGGGAGTCCGCCCCGTTGGCTCAGGAGCCCAGGACACCCGCATCCACGCCGACCGTCCGCCGCATCGTCGAGGATCTGCAGCAGGAGACAGAAGTCGCCGCCGCCTGGCACGAGCCGCACTTCCGTGTCGGCCTCGGGCTGCACCTCACCCTCGTCGACATGGCGTGCCCGCAGCCGGAGCTGCGGACCGCAGCCGCGCAGCAGGACGGCAACCTGCGAACGACCGCCGCCGGACGTGCCGTTCTCGCCTACGCGCCCTCCGAGATCGCCGTCGGCCCCGACGACCTCCCGCTCACTCTGCCTCCCGCTACGCAGGACACCATCCGCTCCACCCGGATCGCGCTGCGCCGGTACCCCGGCGTGTGCACCTTGGCCACACCCGTGCTGCGTGGGCAGCACCTGGTCGGCGTTCTCAGCGTGACCGGCGACGACCGGCTCTTCCAGGACCCCCTACGGGCACAGGAGTTCGCTGTGCTGCTCCGCCGTGCCGCCGGCCGCGCCGCCGGACCGTTGCGTCAGCAGGCGGCCGGCCGCCGGACCGCCTGACCTCGCCGACCTGAAGGACCTCCCATGGCTGCACACCGGCTTCTGGCGAACGGCGCCAGCACCGACCATCCCGTTCCCGGCCTGCCGTTCGTCGACGACACCCTCACCGTCGACGCCCTGCGGCGGTCCGACCGGCCCGACCGGACCGCGGACCCCGCGCGTCCCGACCTCCTCTGGCACGTGCACACGCACCCCCGACTCGGCCGTACGGTCCTGCTGTACGCGGCCGGACCCGATCAGGG contains:
- a CDS encoding MFS transporter; amino-acid sequence: MTTSPLLHRPSGPTAPTTPRYRDVLATPYVTRLLAGAVIGHLPVAMAPLAILVAVRADGGTLSLAGALAAVYGLAAAIGQPLWGRLLDRRGHYLAIGVTAVVSAAAFAALAFLHPAQYPGPAAVVAAVAGLCTPPLEAALRVLWPHVVHSPHERRAALALDACAQELVFIGGPLLVLALHTLTGTTLVLIATAAIVLAGCALFLTTPPTRTWKPSYTPTHWLGPIRIPGLRALAAALFGAGITLGALNVVALAAAERHHAEYLSTMMPAALAAGSLIGGLLYGRRTWPGSPTRQLLAIGGGFAVGSLPMLADPIPALAITTAVLPGLFLAPLLVTAFHTLDFLVPRHTLAEASAWLIACLGLGQAAGTALAGLVPAATAPAAAAGVAAGGAAAGFVVLWATRRRLTPDAGHPATPPTAPSR
- the trpA gene encoding tryptophan synthase subunit alpha, coding for MTALTPAAIGLTTLLAHRRRPALGAFLPAGFPNWTAGIDTLRAFTRHGADFLEVGVPHRTPALDGPDITQAYAQALSQGARMAHVLSTVRLAASSTGAPVVVMSYWSSVLDFGIQRFAHDFAQAGAAGVMIPDLPVAEADEWTEAARAAGIHTPQFAPRDANDDQMDTIAQAASGWLYAPAAPAPTGYQGDLDIPALRDFTTRLRTHSALPVVGGVGISTPRLAGEVAPFVDAVVIGSPLVRPLLEHRSSSGLDSAVEQVRAFAHALRTPASAGARTA
- a CDS encoding HNH endonuclease family protein, with the protein product MDSHPRFTRPTALAALVLAVALTGCSPLADPHPGDNAKAPAPAAVGTARMALGELTVKGPAPMTGYDREKLFGPAWSDSTTAPGGGNSCDTRNDVLRRDLHSIRYKAASRCVIAAGVLDDPYTGEQISFVRGPQSSKIQVDHVVALGASWRTGAAGLTQEQRRALGNDPLNLITSAGPVNAAKSDADAAGWLPPSKSFHCPYVARQIAVKAKYRLWVTAAEQAAMSRVLAECPDEPLPTDTSKDVALPGLT
- a CDS encoding IclR family transcriptional regulator — its product is MSRIPTRPSSSGSWSPPGVPPVLAAVSSSRQPPQSAGRGFRVLHALLHLGARDEHQLAEIARAAGLQPSHASKLLKAAAAENLVERGTRRGTYRLTRESAPLAQEPRTPASTPTVRRIVEDLQQETEVAAAWHEPHFRVGLGLHLTLVDMACPQPELRTAAAQQDGNLRTTAAGRAVLAYAPSEIAVGPDDLPLTLPPATQDTIRSTRIALRRYPGVCTLATPVLRGQHLVGVLSVTGDDRLFQDPLRAQEFAVLLRRAAGRAAGPLRQQAAGRRTA